The Petropleomorpha daqingensis genome includes a window with the following:
- a CDS encoding enoyl-CoA hydratase — translation MALPSDSGVLLVDRTDRVATVTLNRPESRNALSAELIGALRAAMVELEDDDAVDVVVLTGADPAFCAGLDLKQLGSSGANLSAGSRVDGVPSWFPWPPLSKPVIGAINGVAVTGGLELALNCDLLVASERARFADTHARVGVLPGWGLSVLLPLAVGRGTARRMSLTGDYLSAEDALRTGLVTQVVPHDELLPAAHAVAAAIVGNDQPGVRRLLRSYKDIERELTGGGLEVEARTSAEWMAGFDPAEVENRRAGVLARGRAQTSVPTS, via the coding sequence ATGGCCCTCCCGTCCGACAGCGGGGTCCTGCTGGTCGACCGGACCGACCGGGTCGCCACCGTCACGCTCAACCGACCGGAGTCGCGCAACGCGCTGTCGGCCGAGCTGATCGGCGCCCTGCGGGCGGCGATGGTCGAGCTGGAGGACGACGACGCCGTCGACGTCGTCGTCCTCACGGGGGCCGATCCGGCGTTCTGCGCCGGTCTGGACCTCAAGCAGCTGGGCAGCTCCGGGGCGAACCTGTCCGCCGGCTCACGGGTGGACGGCGTCCCGTCCTGGTTCCCGTGGCCGCCGCTGTCCAAGCCGGTGATCGGCGCGATCAACGGCGTCGCGGTGACCGGCGGGCTCGAGCTCGCGCTCAACTGCGACCTCCTCGTCGCCTCCGAGCGGGCCCGGTTCGCCGACACCCACGCGCGCGTCGGCGTGCTGCCGGGCTGGGGGCTGTCGGTGCTGCTGCCGCTGGCCGTCGGCCGGGGGACCGCCCGGCGGATGAGCCTGACCGGCGACTACCTGTCGGCCGAGGATGCGCTGCGGACCGGCCTGGTGACCCAGGTGGTGCCCCACGACGAGCTGCTGCCGGCCGCGCACGCGGTCGCGGCGGCGATCGTCGGCAACGACCAGCCGGGCGTGCGCCGGCTGCTGCGCTCGTACAAGGACATCGAGCGCGAGCTCACCGGCGGCGGCCTCGAGGTCGAGGCGCGCACGTCGGCGGAGTGGATGGCCGGCTTCGACCCGGCCGAGGTGGAGAACCGACGGGCGGGCGTGCTCGCCCGCGGCCGTGCCCAGACCAGCGTCCCGACCAGCTGA
- a CDS encoding crotonase/enoyl-CoA hydratase family protein, with the protein MSDEVLTEERDGVLVVSLNRPEARNAVNEALATAVAEAMERLDESPHLRVGVITGTGGTFCAGMDLKAFVRGEHPVVEGRGFAGLVERPPAKPLIAAVEGYALAGGFEIVLACDLVVAAEGASFGIPEVKRSLVAAGGGLLRLPRRIPYHAAMELALLGNHVPAPRMHDFGLVNRLVPNGQALEAALQLAGEIAANGPLSLIASKRIIVESKDWAESEAWAEQEKIARPVGTSQDAREGAIAFAEKRAPVWQGR; encoded by the coding sequence ATGAGCGACGAGGTGCTCACCGAGGAGAGGGACGGCGTCCTGGTCGTCTCGCTCAACCGCCCCGAGGCCCGCAACGCGGTCAACGAGGCCCTGGCCACGGCGGTCGCCGAGGCGATGGAGCGGCTCGACGAGAGCCCGCACCTGCGCGTCGGCGTGATCACCGGGACCGGTGGCACGTTCTGCGCCGGCATGGACCTCAAGGCCTTCGTCCGCGGCGAGCACCCGGTCGTCGAGGGCCGGGGCTTCGCCGGGCTGGTCGAGCGCCCGCCGGCCAAGCCGCTGATCGCCGCGGTCGAGGGCTACGCGCTGGCCGGCGGCTTCGAGATCGTGCTCGCCTGCGACCTGGTCGTCGCCGCCGAGGGCGCGTCGTTCGGCATCCCCGAGGTCAAGCGCAGCCTCGTCGCGGCCGGCGGTGGCCTGCTCCGCCTGCCCCGGCGCATCCCGTACCACGCCGCGATGGAACTGGCGCTGCTCGGCAACCACGTGCCGGCGCCGCGGATGCACGACTTCGGGCTGGTCAACCGCCTGGTGCCGAACGGCCAGGCGCTGGAGGCCGCGCTGCAGCTGGCCGGCGAGATCGCCGCCAACGGCCCGCTGTCGCTGATCGCCAGCAAGCGGATCATCGTCGAGTCCAAGGACTGGGCCGAATCCGAGGCCTGGGCCGAGCAGGAGAAGATCGCCCGCCCGGTCGGGACGTCGCAGGACGCCCGCGAGGGCGCGATCGCGTTCGCCGAGAAGCGCGCCCCCGTCTGGCAGGGCCGGTGA
- a CDS encoding acyl-CoA dehydrogenase family protein, which yields MVEFEFTAEQRDLRAVAREFCTEQFAEPEVRRLTETPDGFDRTVWRRLGRDVGLLGLAVPEELGGAGAGLVDLALVAEEFGRTVAPAPLVSTVALAATALRLAGDDSTAKELLPAIAEGETVVALAATDDRGAWAPAQPTVRATRTDAGWRLSGEQAHVLDGAAADTVLVLATTETGTGLFAVEGGAGGLTREPQSVLDLTRRQARLRYDDVPARAVGEPGQAAAAVAGARDVAAVVLAAEAVGGAQRLLDMTVEYAKTRLQFGRAIGSFQGVKHRCADMLVDVAHARSVAYHAAWAHDAGTDDPRVAADLATVVTAESYLRVAKNTVQVHGGIGFTWEHPTHLYYKRAVGDAALLGGRAAAADRLAAAVLD from the coding sequence ATGGTCGAGTTCGAGTTCACCGCCGAGCAGCGCGACCTGCGCGCCGTCGCCCGCGAGTTCTGCACCGAGCAGTTCGCCGAGCCCGAGGTGCGCCGGCTGACCGAGACCCCCGACGGCTTCGACCGCACGGTCTGGCGCCGGTTGGGCCGCGACGTCGGCCTGCTGGGCCTCGCCGTCCCCGAGGAGCTCGGCGGCGCCGGCGCGGGGCTGGTCGACCTGGCGCTGGTCGCCGAGGAGTTCGGCCGCACCGTGGCGCCCGCGCCGCTGGTCAGCACGGTCGCCCTGGCCGCGACCGCGCTGCGGCTGGCCGGGGACGACAGCACCGCGAAGGAGCTGCTGCCGGCGATCGCCGAGGGGGAGACCGTCGTGGCCCTGGCCGCGACCGACGACCGCGGTGCCTGGGCGCCGGCGCAGCCGACGGTCCGGGCGACGCGCACCGACGCCGGATGGCGGTTGTCCGGCGAGCAGGCGCACGTGCTCGACGGCGCCGCCGCCGACACCGTGCTCGTGCTGGCCACGACCGAGACCGGCACCGGCCTGTTCGCCGTCGAGGGCGGCGCCGGTGGCCTGACCCGCGAGCCGCAGTCGGTGCTGGACCTGACCCGCCGCCAGGCCCGGTTGCGCTACGACGACGTGCCCGCGCGGGCGGTGGGGGAGCCCGGGCAGGCGGCGGCCGCCGTCGCCGGGGCGCGGGACGTCGCCGCCGTCGTCCTGGCCGCCGAGGCGGTCGGCGGCGCGCAGCGGCTGCTGGACATGACGGTGGAGTACGCGAAGACCCGGTTGCAGTTCGGGCGGGCGATCGGCTCCTTCCAGGGGGTCAAGCACCGCTGCGCGGACATGCTGGTCGACGTCGCGCACGCCCGCTCGGTGGCCTACCACGCCGCCTGGGCCCACGACGCCGGCACCGACGACCCGCGCGTGGCCGCCGACCTGGCCACCGTCGTCACCGCCGAGTCCTACCTGCGGGTGGCGAAGAACACCGTCCAGGTGCACGGCGGCATCGGCTTCACGTGGGAGCACCCCACGCACCTCTACTACAAGCGCGCCGTCGGCGACGCCGCCCTGCTCGGCGGCCGCGCCGCCGCGGCGGACCGGCTCGCCGCCGCCGTCCTCGACTGA
- a CDS encoding SDR family NAD(P)-dependent oxidoreductase, protein MADELQGRVALVTGGGRGIGAAISTELALSGASVVLTYRRDREAAEALADKLAGEGATALAVEAHVDDPASSERAVATAVEQFGGLDTVVSNAGVASRGNAVADTTVDELSWVLQVHAIGPHQLVRAALPHLRRADRSDVVFVSSIAAHTFHAYGAPYNMGKAAVEALAHTLAQEERRHGVHVNIVAPGLTDTDMGRRLVRATRSVEDIRELDEGSPFGRVCAPEDIARVVRFLVGPEGAYVNDQRIVVDGGTF, encoded by the coding sequence GTGGCTGACGAGCTGCAGGGACGCGTCGCCCTCGTCACCGGCGGCGGTCGCGGGATCGGCGCGGCGATCAGCACCGAGCTCGCGCTGTCCGGCGCGTCGGTCGTCCTGACCTACCGGCGCGACCGCGAGGCCGCCGAGGCGCTGGCCGACAAGCTCGCCGGCGAGGGCGCGACCGCGCTCGCCGTCGAGGCGCACGTCGACGACCCGGCCTCGTCGGAGCGCGCGGTCGCCACCGCCGTCGAGCAGTTCGGCGGGCTGGACACCGTGGTCAGCAACGCCGGCGTCGCCAGCCGCGGCAACGCCGTCGCCGACACCACGGTCGACGAGCTCTCCTGGGTCCTGCAGGTGCACGCGATCGGCCCGCACCAGCTCGTGCGCGCGGCGCTGCCGCACCTGCGCCGGGCGGACCGGTCCGACGTCGTCTTCGTCTCCAGCATCGCCGCGCACACGTTCCACGCCTACGGGGCGCCGTACAACATGGGCAAGGCGGCGGTCGAGGCGCTGGCGCACACGCTCGCGCAGGAGGAGCGCCGGCACGGCGTGCACGTCAACATCGTCGCCCCAGGGCTCACCGACACCGACATGGGCCGCCGGCTCGTGCGGGCCACGCGCAGCGTCGAGGACATCCGCGAGCTCGACGAGGGCTCGCCGTTCGGCCGGGTCTGCGCGCCCGAGGACATCGCCCGGGTCGTGCGGTTCCTCGTCGGGCCGGAGGGCGCGTACGTCAACGACCAGCGGATCGTCGTCGATGGAGGGACCTTCTGA